One region of Chryseobacterium muglaense genomic DNA includes:
- a CDS encoding bifunctional metallophosphatase/5'-nucleotidase has product MNRKSFLKTIGGGTLAMSLAPNLMMAEELNLNSFKSAHKLTILHTNDQHSRIEPFDESYTKNPNQGGFARRASLIQKIRSEESNLLLLDSGDIFQGTPYFNFFGGELEFKLMSMMKYDASTMGNHDFDNGLDGFLKVLPNAEFPFICSNYDFKNTILDGKTSQYKIFNKNGIKVGIFGVGIQLDGLVGKKQYGETIWSDPIDVAQHYSNFLKNEKKCDLVICLSHIGYDYKDEPEKISDKILASKTENIDLILGGHTHTFLPEPQTFKNRQGKNVLVNQVGWAGLLLGRIDFFFDSNKNIKQISWNNQAIDSSITV; this is encoded by the coding sequence ATGAATAGAAAGAGTTTTTTAAAAACAATAGGTGGCGGAACTTTAGCAATGTCTTTAGCTCCCAATTTGATGATGGCGGAAGAATTGAATTTAAATTCGTTCAAATCTGCCCACAAATTAACGATTCTTCATACCAACGATCAACACAGCAGAATAGAACCTTTTGACGAAAGTTATACCAAAAATCCTAATCAAGGAGGTTTTGCGAGAAGGGCAAGTTTAATACAAAAAATAAGAAGCGAAGAAAGTAATCTTTTGTTGCTGGATTCCGGAGATATTTTTCAGGGAACACCTTATTTTAACTTTTTCGGAGGCGAACTGGAATTTAAACTGATGTCGATGATGAAATATGATGCTTCAACGATGGGAAATCATGATTTCGATAACGGTTTAGATGGATTTTTAAAGGTTTTGCCTAATGCAGAGTTTCCTTTTATCTGTTCGAATTATGATTTTAAAAACACCATTCTCGACGGAAAAACCTCGCAGTATAAAATATTCAATAAAAACGGCATCAAAGTAGGAATTTTCGGTGTAGGAATTCAGCTGGATGGCCTGGTTGGCAAAAAACAATATGGAGAAACTATTTGGTCTGACCCGATTGATGTGGCGCAACATTATTCTAATTTTCTGAAAAATGAGAAAAAATGTGACCTCGTTATTTGCCTTTCGCACATCGGATATGATTACAAAGACGAGCCTGAAAAAATAAGTGATAAAATTTTAGCCTCAAAAACAGAAAATATTGACTTAATTTTGGGAGGTCACACGCATACTTTTTTACCGGAACCTCAAACCTTTAAAAACAGACAGGGAAAAAACGTTTTGGTAAACCAGGTAGGTTGGGCAGGTCTTCTTTTAGGCAGAATAGACTTCTTTTTTGATTCAAATAAAAATATAAAACAGATTTCTTGGAATAACCAGGCAATCGACAGCAGTATAACAGTATAA
- a CDS encoding M23 family metallopeptidase has translation MKKFLGSKKKVTVLIGGLSLVVFAQSIFIAKLFSEKDDKNYEVNLVKINTEKDSIDYLKMKTDLSLVDQTVSQLNSFLKSKDIKNEKLMVLDSDSISNSIYLAKQSNRYSQYLMDLQKKLMQVPLGMPTEGYISSNFGVRKNPIPFKTVYASVKPIAATPVAVEASPKPEVKATPVEKIIEVTDSYGNKREIKVMVTPKTASAPSPAPTTSNAKNIATSKTPTEKNNAPAEADQMQFHKGLDIAVPFGSDVVATAAGTVIFSGQKGGYGNCVIVSHGNGLATLYGHLSQLVAKNNEKVKVGQVIAKSGNSGRSTGPHLHYEVHKNNAPVNPKLFMSL, from the coding sequence ATGAAGAAATTTTTAGGCAGCAAAAAGAAAGTAACCGTTCTGATTGGAGGACTTTCACTGGTAGTTTTTGCACAAAGTATTTTCATTGCCAAATTGTTTTCGGAGAAAGATGACAAAAACTATGAAGTAAATTTGGTAAAAATAAATACAGAAAAAGACAGCATTGATTATCTGAAAATGAAAACAGACCTTAGTTTGGTAGACCAAACGGTATCTCAATTAAATTCTTTTCTAAAATCAAAAGATATTAAGAACGAAAAATTAATGGTTCTTGATAGCGACAGTATTTCAAACTCTATTTATCTGGCAAAACAATCAAACAGATACAGCCAATATCTCATGGACTTGCAGAAAAAACTGATGCAGGTACCTCTAGGAATGCCTACTGAAGGCTACATTTCATCCAACTTTGGAGTTCGAAAAAACCCAATTCCTTTTAAAACAGTTTATGCATCTGTAAAACCAATTGCAGCAACTCCAGTCGCTGTCGAAGCAAGTCCCAAGCCTGAAGTAAAAGCCACACCAGTAGAAAAAATTATTGAAGTAACCGACAGCTATGGAAATAAGAGAGAAATAAAGGTGATGGTAACTCCCAAAACAGCAAGTGCACCTTCTCCTGCTCCAACAACTTCGAATGCTAAAAATATAGCGACTTCTAAAACTCCAACAGAAAAGAATAATGCGCCTGCTGAAGCAGACCAAATGCAGTTTCATAAAGGTTTAGATATTGCCGTTCCTTTTGGATCTGATGTTGTTGCAACAGCAGCCGGAACTGTGATTTTCTCAGGACAGAAAGGCGGTTACGGAAACTGCGTCATCGTATCTCACGGAAATGGATTGGCAACACTTTACGGTCATCTTTCACAATTGGTTGCAAAAAACAACGAAAAAGTAAAGGTTGGGCAAGTGATTGCAAAATCAGGAAACTCGGGGCGTTCTACCGGACCTCATTTACATTATGAAGTACACAAAAACAATGCTCCGGTAAACCCGAAGTTGTTTATGAGTTTATAA
- a CDS encoding GNAT family N-acetyltransferase — MVELNFFKPKDLSELNYKLDEIQAQFSALPKQALERIEARNQNDDFFAYPITIFYDEKAAGFCVLDFGNDKLELTDNQDSVLLRSLSVNPEFQGNGIGKSVMIVLDDFIKEHFNDCNEIVLSVNERNDLAFQIYAKKGYVYAGKKIDGRSGPQFVMSKNLD, encoded by the coding sequence ATGGTTGAATTAAATTTTTTTAAACCGAAAGATTTATCTGAATTAAATTATAAGCTTGATGAAATTCAGGCACAGTTTTCAGCTTTGCCAAAACAAGCTTTAGAAAGAATTGAAGCAAGAAATCAAAATGATGACTTTTTTGCTTACCCGATTACCATTTTTTATGACGAAAAAGCTGCCGGTTTTTGTGTTCTAGATTTTGGAAATGATAAATTAGAATTAACTGATAATCAAGATTCTGTTTTACTTCGTTCATTGTCTGTAAATCCTGAATTTCAGGGGAATGGAATCGGTAAATCTGTGATGATTGTGCTTGATGATTTTATCAAAGAACATTTTAACGACTGCAATGAAATTGTATTATCGGTTAATGAAAGAAATGATTTGGCTTTTCAAATTTATGCGAAAAAAGGATATGTTTATGCGGGCAAAAAAATAGATGGAAGAAGCGGACCACAGTTTGTGATGTCTAAGAATTTAGATTAA
- a CDS encoding DUF1684 domain-containing protein, with the protein MKKIILILLAIVPFFVFSQKRKLSSFKKSEVKSIIHTSSDSVKLEIEKFQEDLNKEYLDKKETPLRGDNYTNFKQHPFFPVDLKYRVTADFVKNENPKPFELPTSSGKSKSYQEFGKAHFTIDGKSYTLSIYQSLDLMKMEKYKDHLFLPFRDETNQKETYGGGKYMDLKIPKGNTIVLDFNQSYQPFCAYNAYDYNCPIVPEENKLPVEIRAGVIYNDIYHH; encoded by the coding sequence ATGAAGAAAATCATATTAATTCTTTTGGCTATCGTTCCATTTTTTGTGTTTTCTCAGAAAAGGAAATTGTCGAGTTTTAAGAAGTCTGAAGTTAAATCTATTATTCATACAAGTTCAGATTCTGTAAAGCTTGAAATCGAAAAGTTTCAGGAAGATTTAAACAAAGAATATTTAGACAAAAAAGAAACACCTTTGAGAGGAGATAATTATACAAATTTTAAACAACATCCTTTCTTTCCTGTAGATTTAAAATATCGTGTAACTGCCGATTTCGTTAAAAATGAGAATCCTAAACCTTTTGAGCTTCCTACCTCTTCAGGAAAATCAAAATCATATCAGGAATTTGGAAAGGCTCATTTTACAATTGACGGAAAATCTTATACTTTATCAATTTATCAGAGTTTAGATTTAATGAAAATGGAAAAGTATAAAGACCATCTTTTCTTGCCTTTCCGTGATGAAACCAATCAAAAAGAAACCTACGGTGGCGGAAAATATATGGATTTAAAAATTCCGAAAGGCAATACGATTGTGTTAGATTTTAATCAGTCTTACCAACCTTTTTGCGCTTACAACGCTTATGATTACAATTGCCCAATTGTTCCTGAAGAAAATAAACTTCCTGTAGAAATAAGAGCGGGAGTGATTTATAACGATATTTATCATCATTAA
- a CDS encoding NAD(P)H-dependent glycerol-3-phosphate dehydrogenase gives MAKKKTNSDSSSSKKTKNDVAVGVVGSGSFATAIVKMLVENCKTVHWCVRNEFVKGAIELRGHNPTYLTAVNFNLKNLKLTTDVNELVTACDVVVLATPSIYLSDTLDKMTCECKDKIFVSAIKGIIPKVNDVVAHYLKEEFQIGFRNQAVIAGPCHAEEVAMERLSYLTVATVEEEVSEKLVNIFNSDFIKVNSSKDILGNEYSAILKNIFAIGAGIASGLGYGDNFTAVFVSNAIREMETFLEAIYEAPRDVNESAYLGDLLVTAYSLFSRNRNLGNLIGKGYTVKSAIQSMNMVAEGYYAADSIYKTARQKKLELPIIETVYGILYEGKNAEKQFKKLTAKLN, from the coding sequence ATGGCAAAAAAGAAAACCAACTCAGATTCTTCTAGTTCTAAAAAGACCAAAAACGACGTTGCAGTTGGCGTTGTAGGTAGCGGAAGTTTTGCAACGGCGATTGTTAAAATGCTTGTTGAAAACTGCAAAACAGTGCATTGGTGTGTAAGAAATGAGTTTGTAAAAGGAGCAATTGAACTGCGTGGGCACAACCCGACTTATCTTACAGCAGTTAATTTTAATCTTAAAAATTTAAAGCTGACTACCGATGTCAACGAGTTGGTGACAGCTTGTGATGTCGTTGTTTTGGCGACTCCGTCCATTTATCTTTCAGATACTTTAGATAAAATGACGTGTGAGTGTAAAGATAAAATTTTTGTTTCTGCAATTAAAGGGATTATTCCGAAAGTGAACGATGTGGTTGCGCATTATTTGAAGGAAGAATTCCAGATAGGATTTAGAAATCAGGCAGTCATTGCAGGTCCTTGTCACGCAGAAGAAGTTGCGATGGAAAGGTTATCTTATCTTACCGTAGCAACTGTGGAAGAGGAGGTTTCGGAAAAACTGGTTAATATTTTCAATTCAGATTTTATCAAGGTAAATTCCAGTAAAGATATTTTAGGAAACGAATACAGCGCTATTCTGAAAAATATTTTTGCCATCGGAGCCGGTATTGCAAGCGGTTTGGGTTATGGTGATAACTTTACGGCTGTTTTCGTGTCTAATGCGATTAGAGAGATGGAAACTTTCCTTGAAGCGATTTATGAAGCTCCGAGAGATGTTAACGAAAGTGCTTATTTGGGAGATTTACTGGTTACAGCCTATTCATTGTTCTCAAGAAACAGAAACTTAGGAAATCTTATCGGAAAAGGATATACCGTAAAATCTGCAATTCAGTCGATGAACATGGTTGCCGAAGGGTATTATGCAGCAGATTCTATTTATAAAACAGCAAGACAAAAAAAACTGGAGTTACCGATTATAGAGACTGTTTATGGCATTCTGTATGAAGGTAAAAATGCCGAAAAACAATTTAAAAAGTTAACGGCAAAACTGAATTAG
- the mqo gene encoding malate dehydrogenase (quinone) gives MPHAITNRTPKPKYDVVLIGGGIMSVTLATLLHEFDPNLDIAIFERLGRFAKESTAAWNNAGTGHSAFCELNYTPEKEDGSIDISKAEKIAEQFEISKQFWSYLVDKKYIQKPQEFINSCAHMSLVFGEKDAEYLGKRHEALKNSPLFSEMKFSTNHDTLREWIPLVMSKRNQSEVLAATKMDIGTDVNFGALTRKMGRHLVEDSHVEVFLYHEVKDINPREDGKWEMKVKDRIKSHKQEVVADFVFIGAGGYALPLLDSSDIKESAGYGGFPVSGEWLVTHNQELVAQHQAKVYTQATVDAPPMSVPHLDLRIIDGEKALLFGPFAGFSTKFLKEGSYLDLPESVNTKNLRSLFGAWWHNIPLTKYLVQQVAMTKAQRIQHLREFVKDAKEEDWELKVAGQRVQIIKKDDKLGGKLEFGTEVVVNDKGTIASLLGASPGASTAVFAMLNVLEKCFPEKLKGEWKDKLLEMIPSYGQKLSENPELANKTRAYSKEKLELKH, from the coding sequence ATGCCACACGCAATTACCAATAGAACGCCTAAGCCAAAATATGATGTTGTGCTTATAGGAGGCGGAATTATGAGTGTAACTTTAGCCACTTTACTTCACGAATTTGACCCCAATTTAGACATTGCTATTTTCGAAAGATTAGGAAGATTTGCCAAAGAAAGCACCGCCGCATGGAACAATGCCGGAACTGGTCACTCTGCATTTTGTGAGCTCAATTATACACCCGAAAAAGAAGACGGAAGTATCGATATTTCAAAAGCCGAAAAAATTGCAGAACAGTTTGAAATTTCAAAACAGTTTTGGTCTTATTTAGTCGATAAAAAATACATTCAGAAACCTCAGGAATTTATTAATTCTTGCGCTCACATGAGTTTGGTTTTTGGTGAGAAAGATGCAGAATATCTTGGCAAAAGACATGAAGCATTGAAAAATTCACCTTTGTTTTCAGAAATGAAATTTTCTACCAATCATGATACCTTGCGAGAATGGATTCCTTTGGTAATGAGCAAAAGAAATCAGTCTGAGGTTTTGGCAGCCACAAAAATGGATATCGGTACCGATGTGAATTTTGGTGCTCTTACCCGAAAAATGGGACGCCATCTTGTGGAAGATTCTCATGTAGAAGTTTTCTTGTATCACGAAGTAAAAGACATCAATCCCAGAGAAGACGGGAAATGGGAAATGAAAGTGAAAGACCGTATTAAAAGCCATAAACAGGAAGTTGTTGCAGATTTTGTTTTTATAGGAGCTGGAGGTTATGCTTTACCGCTGCTTGACAGTTCAGATATCAAAGAAAGCGCAGGTTATGGAGGTTTTCCGGTTTCCGGGGAATGGTTGGTTACCCATAATCAGGAATTGGTAGCGCAACATCAGGCAAAAGTGTATACTCAGGCGACAGTTGATGCACCGCCGATGTCTGTTCCACATTTAGATTTAAGAATTATTGATGGTGAAAAAGCATTACTTTTCGGTCCTTTTGCTGGCTTTTCAACGAAGTTTTTAAAAGAAGGAAGCTATCTCGATTTACCGGAAAGTGTGAATACCAAAAATCTTCGTTCGTTATTTGGAGCTTGGTGGCATAATATCCCATTAACAAAATATCTGGTTCAGCAGGTTGCAATGACAAAAGCTCAGAGAATACAGCATTTAAGAGAGTTTGTAAAAGATGCCAAAGAAGAAGACTGGGAATTGAAAGTTGCAGGACAGCGCGTACAAATCATTAAAAAAGACGATAAATTAGGTGGTAAATTGGAGTTTGGAACTGAGGTTGTGGTGAATGATAAAGGAACGATTGCTTCGCTTTTAGGAGCTTCTCCGGGAGCATCAACGGCAGTTTTTGCAATGTTGAATGTTTTAGAAAAATGTTTCCCTGAAAAATTAAAAGGTGAATGGAAAGATAAATTGCTGGAAATGATTCCTTCATACGGACAAAAATTATCCGAAAATCCTGAACTGGCAAATAAAACCAGAGCCTACAGCAAAGAAAAATTAGAGCTTAAGCATTAA
- the recO gene encoding DNA repair protein RecO — MISQNGFLLSYIKYGENDAVLHCFTEEDGFQTYFLKGVYSKKNKKKAFLLPLNKLNFSVNSGKSSGIQTVSKFEIVEVNDVYTDIKANTVIFFIADFLNQILRNENKNQVIFHTIDEFIFELSQQNYRSHLILLIKILKIQGVAPLLGEGNYLDPETGTFSNIGNHHLFDSENSLLWKLILSTQNPYEIKIPQVMRKTFLDSLLVYYHYHITDFKTPNSLEVIQQIFE, encoded by the coding sequence ATGATTTCACAAAACGGATTTTTACTTTCCTATATAAAATATGGAGAAAACGATGCAGTTCTCCATTGTTTCACAGAAGAAGATGGTTTTCAAACTTATTTTCTGAAAGGAGTTTACAGCAAAAAGAATAAGAAAAAGGCATTTTTACTTCCTTTAAATAAGCTTAATTTTTCTGTTAATTCAGGAAAAAGCAGTGGAATTCAAACCGTTTCAAAATTTGAAATTGTAGAAGTAAATGATGTTTATACAGACATCAAAGCCAATACGGTTATCTTTTTTATTGCCGATTTTTTAAATCAGATTTTAAGAAATGAGAATAAAAATCAAGTTATCTTTCACACCATTGATGAATTTATCTTTGAGCTCAGCCAGCAGAATTACCGTTCTCATCTTATTCTTTTGATTAAAATTTTAAAAATTCAAGGAGTTGCACCGCTTTTAGGGGAAGGAAATTATTTGGATCCCGAAACTGGAACTTTCTCCAATATTGGAAACCATCATCTGTTCGACAGTGAGAATTCTCTGCTGTGGAAATTAATTTTATCTACTCAAAATCCTTACGAAATAAAAATTCCGCAAGTTATGAGGAAGACTTTTCTGGATAGTTTACTGGTTTATTATCATTATCACATTACCGATTTCAAAACACCCAATTCACTCGAGGTTATTCAGCAGATTTTCGAATAA
- the porZ gene encoding type IX secretion system anionic LPS delivery protein PorZ gives MKKISLLSFGIFAAFQVVNAQNISSKKWADLFSYNNVLAMKEDNGKIVAATENGIFYYTISTGEITKLSKANGLHDVKISAFDYNPQTKIGLVGYQNGALDIITPQGVTYVVDIPIATGYNGNKKINHISITGDKAVVSVGYGVSIFDLKKKEFADSAFFMAGGIFQASNEATILGNKVFAATSTGLKTHELNTTFPIFTTWTTEMPGNFTNIDSESALAFSSATATYIYNNGTSTPLAQTFGNIDDVVVNSNNIIITDGSRIYTYNTNGNFGGSTSVGEACNTATTIGSKVYGGTKISGVKTDDNISYKPDGPYFNDSYKIRLFNDNQLLVSTGIRVNGYNQSQYNPKNPGFYYFSGTEWVYSSYFVGSTTEFNVVDAFPDPANTNEVFFTNYYSPTGYGIYKMKYNSGSKDFEFSKKYLIGADSQYINRPVGFTSDDQNNIFATIAFSSLATQSSLAFYDRATDNFLLKDLNVSTGIQYPVFSNDLLWIPIPRSANFLVYDTKKTASLTDDTQYYLDQSNNIPARTVSFAMDKSGDAWIGTEGGLRILPNAAAEVKNNPQLESIVIEQGGLAEELFRDATILQIEVDGGNQKWVSVEDGGVYYLSADGQKTIKFFNKDNSPLPTNTITDIKIDKKTGKVYFVTFDGIVTYQGDVADVTSDFGNVLVYPNPVVYSQFKGNVTIKGLAEKTNIRIVDAAGNLVHSAIARTGYYEWNLNNQKGKRVASGIYFVLMTNEDGSDKATAKIAVVN, from the coding sequence ATGAAAAAAATCTCATTACTTTCTTTTGGTATTTTCGCAGCATTTCAGGTTGTAAATGCGCAGAATATTTCTTCAAAAAAATGGGCAGACTTGTTTTCTTACAACAATGTTTTGGCGATGAAAGAAGATAACGGAAAAATCGTTGCTGCCACAGAAAACGGGATTTTTTATTATACAATTTCAACAGGAGAAATCACGAAACTTTCTAAGGCGAATGGTCTTCATGATGTGAAAATTTCTGCTTTTGACTATAATCCACAAACAAAAATTGGTTTGGTAGGATATCAAAACGGAGCTTTAGATATTATTACTCCACAAGGGGTAACGTATGTAGTAGACATCCCAATTGCTACAGGATATAACGGAAATAAGAAAATTAATCATATTTCTATTACCGGAGATAAAGCGGTAGTTTCTGTAGGATATGGAGTTTCTATTTTTGATTTAAAAAAGAAAGAATTTGCAGATTCTGCATTTTTCATGGCGGGAGGAATCTTTCAAGCTAGTAATGAAGCAACCATTTTAGGAAATAAAGTTTTTGCAGCAACCAGTACAGGATTGAAAACCCATGAACTGAATACTACTTTTCCTATTTTCACAACCTGGACTACAGAGATGCCAGGAAACTTCACCAATATTGATTCTGAATCGGCTTTAGCATTTTCATCAGCAACGGCAACGTATATTTACAATAACGGAACATCAACTCCTCTTGCTCAAACTTTTGGAAATATCGATGATGTAGTTGTTAATTCAAACAATATTATCATTACAGACGGGAGCAGAATTTACACTTATAACACCAATGGAAATTTTGGTGGAAGTACAAGTGTAGGAGAAGCCTGCAATACTGCAACAACAATTGGCTCTAAAGTATATGGCGGAACTAAAATATCCGGAGTTAAAACCGACGATAATATTTCATACAAACCAGATGGCCCTTATTTTAATGACTCTTACAAAATAAGATTATTTAATGATAATCAGCTTTTAGTTTCTACAGGAATTAGAGTAAACGGATATAACCAATCGCAATACAATCCCAAAAACCCTGGTTTTTATTATTTTTCGGGAACAGAATGGGTTTATTCATCTTATTTTGTAGGAAGCACAACAGAATTTAATGTTGTAGATGCATTTCCAGATCCTGCCAATACAAATGAAGTCTTTTTCACCAATTATTATTCTCCTACAGGATATGGTATTTATAAAATGAAATACAATTCTGGCTCAAAAGATTTCGAATTTTCTAAAAAATACCTAATTGGTGCAGATAGCCAATATATCAATCGTCCTGTTGGCTTTACTTCAGATGATCAAAATAATATTTTTGCAACAATTGCATTCTCCAGTTTAGCAACTCAATCATCTTTGGCATTTTATGACAGAGCAACAGACAATTTTTTGTTAAAAGACTTAAATGTGAGTACAGGTATTCAATATCCTGTTTTTAGTAATGATTTACTGTGGATTCCTATCCCAAGATCAGCCAATTTCTTAGTATACGATACAAAAAAAACAGCAAGTCTTACTGATGACACACAATATTATTTAGATCAATCAAATAATATACCTGCGAGAACTGTTTCTTTTGCAATGGATAAATCGGGAGATGCCTGGATAGGAACAGAAGGAGGATTAAGAATTTTACCCAATGCTGCAGCCGAAGTAAAAAACAATCCACAATTAGAGTCTATCGTAATCGAACAAGGTGGACTTGCCGAAGAGCTTTTCAGAGATGCTACTATTTTACAGATTGAAGTAGATGGCGGAAACCAAAAATGGGTATCTGTAGAAGACGGAGGTGTTTACTATTTATCTGCTGACGGACAAAAAACTATAAAATTTTTCAATAAAGATAATTCTCCGCTTCCAACAAATACCATTACAGATATTAAAATTGATAAAAAAACAGGTAAAGTTTACTTTGTAACTTTTGATGGAATTGTTACTTACCAAGGTGATGTTGCAGATGTAACGTCTGACTTTGGAAACGTTTTGGTATACCCGAATCCTGTGGTTTATTCTCAGTTTAAAGGTAATGTAACCATTAAAGGATTGGCCGAAAAAACAAATATCAGAATTGTAGATGCTGCCGGAAATCTTGTACACTCTGCCATTGCACGAACAGGATATTATGAATGGAATCTTAATAACCAAAAAGGAAAAAGAGTGGCTTCGGGAATTTATTTTGTTTTGATGACCAACGAAGACGGTTCAGATAAAGCTACAGCAAAAATAGCGGTAGTTAATTAA
- a CDS encoding 5'-nucleotidase C-terminal domain-containing protein — protein MQNKFLLLGIALFSLTACKTTSLQVANVQTQKNISINKELKDDEGFAKFIEPYTLKLNKEMNQKISYTHVDLTKEGNNSNLGNLLADYTFDGADVWTKANLNKNVDAALINIGGIRTTIGKGDILLKNVFEVMPFENEVIIVKMKGSDVQGLFDYYAKTQVNNPVSHLYIETNNGQLTKTLINGKVVNPNQDYYIATSDYLALGGDNMKFFSKGESIPTGIKLRDLFIDYFKKNAEINPKEDIRLNFIGKK, from the coding sequence ATGCAAAATAAATTCTTATTACTAGGAATTGCCTTGTTTTCGCTTACAGCCTGTAAAACCACGTCGTTGCAGGTTGCCAATGTGCAGACACAGAAGAACATTTCTATTAATAAAGAGCTGAAGGACGATGAAGGTTTTGCGAAATTTATCGAGCCTTACACTCTGAAACTCAACAAAGAGATGAATCAAAAAATCTCTTATACCCATGTAGATCTTACAAAAGAAGGAAACAACAGCAATCTGGGAAATCTTTTGGCAGACTATACTTTTGACGGAGCAGATGTTTGGACAAAAGCAAATCTCAATAAAAATGTAGATGCTGCCTTAATCAATATCGGTGGAATCCGTACTACGATTGGAAAAGGAGATATTCTTCTGAAAAATGTTTTCGAAGTAATGCCTTTTGAAAATGAAGTAATCATTGTAAAAATGAAAGGTTCAGATGTACAGGGATTGTTTGATTACTATGCAAAAACTCAGGTAAATAATCCGGTTTCTCATTTATACATAGAAACCAATAACGGACAATTAACCAAAACTTTAATTAACGGAAAAGTGGTAAATCCGAATCAGGATTATTATATTGCAACGTCTGATTATCTGGCTTTGGGAGGTGATAATATGAAATTTTTCAGCAAAGGAGAATCGATCCCTACAGGAATTAAATTGAGAGATTTATTTATCGATTATTTTAAGAAAAATGCTGAAATCAATCCGAAGGAAGATATTCGTTTAAATTTTATTGGGAAGAAATAA
- a CDS encoding glucose 1-dehydrogenase, giving the protein MEVSLRNQVAIITGASSGIGTGIAKSIASAGATVIINHSSEKSKDEAQKVLDEIKKNGGDGMIYQCDVSKETEVVKMFSDIVSKYGTVDILINNAGIQRDAKFIDMTVEEWDTVMGVNLRGQFLCSREAIKEFLRRGIDKTRSVACGKIIHISSVHEIIPWAGHANYAASKGAIKMLMQTLAQEHGADKIRVNSICPGAIQTPINKDAWETPEAMDDLMKLIPYNRIGQPEDVGNLAAFLASDLADYISGTSIFIDGGMTSLESFSNGG; this is encoded by the coding sequence ATGGAAGTTTCATTAAGAAATCAGGTTGCTATCATTACTGGCGCCTCAAGCGGAATAGGTACCGGAATTGCAAAATCTATCGCTTCGGCCGGAGCAACAGTCATCATCAATCATTCATCTGAAAAATCTAAAGATGAAGCCCAAAAAGTTTTAGACGAAATCAAAAAAAACGGTGGCGACGGAATGATTTACCAGTGCGACGTTTCTAAAGAAACTGAAGTTGTTAAAATGTTTTCAGATATTGTTTCAAAATACGGTACCGTCGATATTTTAATTAATAATGCTGGAATTCAAAGAGATGCCAAATTTATAGACATGACTGTTGAAGAATGGGATACGGTAATGGGCGTTAATCTTCGCGGTCAGTTTTTGTGTTCCAGAGAAGCTATTAAAGAATTTCTTCGCCGCGGAATAGATAAAACACGTTCGGTTGCCTGTGGAAAAATCATTCATATCAGCTCGGTTCACGAAATTATTCCTTGGGCGGGTCATGCAAATTATGCAGCAAGTAAAGGTGCCATAAAAATGCTGATGCAGACTTTGGCTCAAGAACACGGAGCAGATAAAATTAGGGTCAATTCTATTTGTCCGGGTGCTATTCAGACACCAATCAATAAAGATGCTTGGGAAACTCCTGAAGCGATGGATGATTTGATGAAACTAATTCCGTATAACAGAATCGGTCAACCTGAAGATGTGGGGAATCTGGCAGCTTTTTTGGCGAGTGATTTGGCTGATTATATTTCAGGAACAAGTATTTTCATCGACGGCGGAATGACAAGCCTTGAAAGTTTTTCAAACGGCGGATAA